From Geotalea uraniireducens Rf4:
AAGAAGAAAATGAAACCGTAGTTTCCGAGGAACAACATGCGCTCGGAAATAAAGTCGGGGGAATAAAAAAATAAATTGACTGGTATTGTGATGACTGCCAGTGGGAATAGACAGGCGATAGCAATGGTTAATCGTTGAGAATTCGGGATTGATTGCACTTTATACAGTCTAGAACAGGTGAGACTAAACAGGAGCCAGGTGATAGGTAGGGTACATTCGGCAAATAGCGATAATTGCTTCCACAACATGACCCTTTTCGTGTCGTTAATCGATAACAGATCGAATATTTCCAGAGCACATACAGATGTGAGCGCAGCAAGGTTAGCGTACGAGTAAACATCTCTTTCTCTTTTATTGAGAAGATAAAAAGAGTAAATACAGCAAACCGATATTGCACCTATGGAAAGTATAGTTTGAAACATATGGTATCATCATATTAAAGGTTGTTTAAACTACATTATGCACAAACCACCTTAGTGACACGTCTAATCCTTGGTTATTACTGCGGCAATTAAAGGCTCTGCAACGAATCAAGTGGGTAGAGGGAATAGCGACTTTAGGTTGAGCTTGCCTGCAACCAGATAAGCCATGCAGATCAAGTTGTCAGGATTCCGATAGCCTCGTGCCCGAGTTTTGGCTGATTGAATTAGGCTGTTGATGCCCTCAATGAAGCCGCTAGTCAGGCCGCTTTCAAAATGTGCCAGAATGCCATCCCAATGCTCTTTTACAGATTCGGCCATGTTCTTGATGAGTTGGATTGAGCTTGCGGCGGCTTTCCGATGCCATTTGGTCAACAGGGTTTCTGCCTCCGTTCGGCTTGAAGCAAAATAGACGTTCTGAAGGTTCAGCTTGTGCATGTAAGCTTCCGTACTCCTTAAGCTTTGACTGGTGATAATGGCATCCAGGCGCTGTTCCTCTTCCGGTGTCAGGTTCTCTGGATTTTTGAGGAACAGGTTTCTGCTCTTTTTCAGGATTTCAGGAAATAACCTGGCTTCTTGAGCCCTTATCTTACTAAGCTTATCGTTCATAAGCTTGATGACGTGGAATTTATCGAAGGTGACCACGGCATGGGGCAACTGCTCTTTGACACCCTTTATGAATGCCTTGGACATGTCAATAGCAGCGTCTGTGATGCTATCAGGATCGCCGCCATGTGACTTAAGGTCCGCGACGAAGCTCTTGACTGTTTCGTTGTCCTTTCCCGTCGTGCCGAACAAGAGCTTATGCATGTCGAGGTCGAAGAAGAAGGTGACGAATTTCTCGTCATGACTGCGCCCGGCAAAGGTTTCATCCGCACCGACCCTCTTCACCTCGGAGAAGTCTTCTGCGGCCCTTGCCTTCTCGACATAGGATTGAATCAACCGCCATAGACGGGTATCGGTAACGGCAAACAGCCTGCTCATGACCTTCACCGGCAAATCACGAGCCATGGTCATGGCCAGGGCCTCAAACAGCAGCGTAAATCCTGAGCCTGCGCGAGCCCAGGGTACCTGGACCAACTTCACGCCGCAGTCGCTGTTAGGGCACTTTACCCGTGGAACACGCGCATGAAGGTAGGCTTCGTACTGGAAGAAATTCAGATGCCGCCACTCTTTCTCCGTGGTGTCATGGACTGGTGACAACGTTCCGCAGACCGGACAGGGAAAGGTGGCTCCCCGCTGGAAGTCGATGGTTATGTCCAAACGACTTGACTTCTTGTTGAAGTCAACAGAGGTAACCTTCCACGGGATGGCAATTCCAAGAGCAGCACCAAAAAGATCTTCAGGATTCATAGCGATTACTAACCTCCAGGCTGAGTGATGGTGGCCTATCTTACATCAACCCGGCCCAGGCTACCCACTCAATTCGTCGAGGAGCCCAATTAAACATGTGAACGGTAGGGGCTAGGCTTGCCTCGCCCAATCGGGGCACGGCGCGCCGTGCCCCTACATCAGGATTGTGATGTTTAATTGCCGGAGTAATAACAGCCGATTACCGAAATTCTACGATTCAAGTTCATTCAGTCGCCCACACTACTCATATCCACAGATTAAACTAAACTATCCACGCAGCTCGCAATTCATTAGCAACACCTAACCACTACACATAATACTAAATTTTGCGATTATTACAATTCATTATAACAATTTAAACAAACGAAAAGGGTGCCGGAAATTCCCGGCACCCTTTAATACGGCCATAACTATTCGAATACTACATGTTTTAGGTAAGAATCAGTTTACCATGTTACCAGCCCGACCGCTCTTTGCAGGATCAAGCGCGCATCATTTATATCGATAACGCCATCCCCCTGCGGCCGGCTGGATGGATCAAGCGGCCAGACATCGCCCGTTGACATGATCGACGCTGTTTGCAATGACGGATCCAAGGCAGCACGCAGCACCATCAGGGCATCTGCAATAGCAACAGTGCCGTCACCGTTCGCATCACCCTTGAGAACCACTGGAGGAGTTACGATATTACTTACCGTTACAGTTACGGCTGTTGCCTGACCGACATTGCCTGCCGCATCGTAGGCTTTGGCAGTCAGGGTGTAGGAGCCGTTGGCCGCCGAAGCGGTATTCCAGCTGAAGCTGTAGGGGGATGCGGTGTCGGTGGCCATCAGTGAACCGTTCACATAGAACTCGACCTTGGTCACCCCAACGTTGTCGCCGGAGCTGGCGGTGACCGATGCGGTGCCGCTTACCGTTGCACCGTTTGCCGGCGCGCTGATCGATACCGTCGGTGCGGTGGTGTCGGCGACCGTGTTGTTTACAGTCACCGTCGCCACGGTGGACTGTCCCACGTTGCCTGCTGCATCGTACGCTTTGGCAACCAAAGTGTAGCTGCCGTTCGCTACCGCCGCCGTATTCCAGTTATAGCTGTATGGCGCCACATTACCTGCGGACAAAAGCACGCCGTTCGCGTAGAACTCGACCCTGCCCACCCCGACGTTGTCGCCGGCGCTTGCCGTGATCACCACTGTCCCGCTCACTGTCGTATTGTTGCCGGGTGCCGTCAGGGACACCGTGGGAGCGGTTGTGTCATTGACGACCGTGACGGTCACAGTGCCCGACTCCCCCACATTGCCGGCGGCGTCGTACGCCTTGCCCATCAACGTATAGCTCCCGGCGGCAAGCGCTGAGGTGTTCCATGAATAAAGATAGGGAGTAGTCGTGTCCGTGGCCTGCAGTGCCCCATTCACATAGAACTCGACCTTTGTCACCCCGACGTTGTCCGTGGCGCCGGCAGTGACCGAAACGGTGCCGCTTGCCGCGGCATTGTTGAGCGGGGATGTTAAGGAAACCGTCGGGGGGAGTGATTCAGGTATGGCGACAACGTTCGAATAGGAGCTTTCCTCGCCGGCAGCGTTGTACGCGGTCACAGCAAAGTAGTAGGCATGGCTCGGGTCGAGGCCGTTGATGGTGGTAGATGTCAGGTTTTGCACATTGATCGGGGAAGCCCCGCTGGTGGCTCCAGTGCCGCTAAAGGGTTGGGTGGATGAATCCGCCTGGTAATATACCTTATAACCGGTAACGCTCGGGTCCGTTTCAGGATCCCACTGTAGGGTCACATTGGTTGCAAGGCACGTGGCCTGACCGGCAAAGAAAATGACCAATGCGAATATCATGGCACAGAATGATTTGGTTGTAATAAGTTGCCCTCTTGATCCGTTTCCAATATTCATCTTTATCTCCCATCTTACTGGCAATAAAAAGCCGTGTTGTGATTTCCCCACAACCCGGCGTGCGCTTCATCATGAATAATAAAGTCTGCCGGGCCATTTATACCTGGTTGGTATTTCGGCGACCCGGCTGTCTCGGTGAGACCCTTTAGGCTTTCCGTCCCATTCTCGCGAATGGTTTAGTATTTTCGTCTACCGCGTTAATTGTTGAATACCGTTATAGCCGAAAGCCGCAGATCGACATGTGACAGAAATCACTAAAGGAATAGTCTTGATTGCAAAAATCGAAACAGGGGCTCTCAAATCCTTGTTGAACAAATAGCGCAACAGATATCACAGCAGGAATACAAAGAATGTGATGCAAATCACAAATGAATGGATTTTGGGGGAAAATTCAAATTCGGCAATTAATACCATTGCACTCAAGCAGAAGGGAAACGGATTACTATGAAAATCGAGATGGGCACAGGATTTCTCCTGTGCCCGTCTGACCATTAATCCCTAAGCCGCATTTATCACTTCCTAACCGTTATGGACGTTGTGTCCATATTGTTGGCGGCATCGAAGGCATTCACCGTAATCACATGTGACCCTCTCGCGTAGGAATTCGTATTCCAGGTCCATGCCAAGGTATTGGAGGAGGTCGTTACTTTCAACACATTGTCGATGTAGAGCGCCATTTTGGTGACCCCGACGTTATCGGAAGCCGAGGCTTTGATTGTGACGTTCGATCGGACTCTCGAACCCGCTGCGGGTGAGTTGATAGAAACGGTCGGCGGCGTGGTATCGCTTACAAGGATATTGACCGTGGCGCTGACACTTGACGACACTTTTCCTGTCGCGTCTTTTGCCCAGGCATAGGCAGTATTCGTTCCAGTGCTGCCGAAGGTAAACGAGGTGTTAGGGGAGCTCAACCAATCGCAGTTAGTCGCCGCGTTGGTGGACGTGACACAATATGCCGTTACACCCACGTTATCAGTCGCGGCGAATGCTGTAACAGGAATTGTTAAACTGCTTGAGGTCGCGGGCATGGTAAATATTGTCACAGTGGGTGGCGTGGTGTCAGCCGCCGTACTGTTTACCGTCACTGTCACATTGCCGGACTGCCCCACATTGCCCGCCGCGTCATACGCCTTGGCCGTCAGGATGTAGGTGCCGTTTGCCACTGCAGTGGCATTCCAGCTGACGGTGTACGGCGAGGCGGTGTCGGTGGCTTGCAGGACGCCGTTCACGTAGAACTCGACCCTGGTCACACCCACGTTGTCCGAAGCGGAAGTGGAGACCGTAACCGTGCCGCTCACATTCGTATTGCCGGCCGGCGAGCTGATAGAAACGGTCGGCGGCGTGGTGTCGCTTACAAGGATATTGACCGTGGCGCTGACACTTGACGACACTTTTCCTGCCGCGTCTTTTGCCCAGGCATAGGCAGTTTTCGTTCCAGTGCTGCCGAAGGTAAACGAGGTGTTAGAGGAGCTCAACCAATCGCAGTTAGTCGCCGCGTTGGTGGACGTGACACAATATGCCGTTACACCCACGTTATCAGTCGCGGCGAATGCTGTAACAGGAATTGTTAAACTGCTTGAGGTCGCGGGCATGGTAAATGTCGTCACAGTGGGTGGCATGGTGTCAGCCGCAGTATTGTTTAACGTCACCGTTACATTGCCGGACTGTCCCACGTTGCCCGCCGCGTCATACACCTTGGCCGTCAGGGTGTAGCCGCCATTCGCAACCGATGCCGTATTCCAGTTATAGCTGTACGGCGCCACATTACCTGCGGACAAGAGTACTCCGTTCCCATAGAACTCGACTTTGCTCACCCCTACGTTGTCGCCGGCGCTTGCAGTGATTGCCACTGTCCCGCTCACCGTAGCGTTGTTACCAGGCGCTGTCAGGGACACCGTGGGAGGAGTCGTGTCATTGACGACCGTTACGGAAACATTGCTCGACTGATCGACATTACCCGCAGCGTCATATGCCTTGGCCATTAATGTATAGTTACCGGCTGCCAGCGATGAGGTGTTCCACGAATAAATGTATGGGGTCGATGTATCCGTGCCATTAAGAACGCCGTTCACATAGAACTCGACCTTGGTCACTCCGACGTTGTCGCCGGCGCTGGCGGTGACCGAAAGCGTTCCACTCGCGGTTGTATTATTGGCTGGGTAACTTAAGGAAACCGTCGGGAGGACCGATTCGGGGACGGTGACTATATTCGAATAGGAACTTTCCACGCCGGAGGTATCATAAGCGCTTACCGCAAAGTAGTAAGTACGCCCAGGGTCAAGATT
This genomic window contains:
- a CDS encoding ISL3-like element ISGur7 family transposase, encoding MNPEDLFGAALGIAIPWKVTSVDFNKKSSRLDITIDFQRGATFPCPVCGTLSPVHDTTEKEWRHLNFFQYEAYLHARVPRVKCPNSDCGVKLVQVPWARAGSGFTLLFEALAMTMARDLPVKVMSRLFAVTDTRLWRLIQSYVEKARAAEDFSEVKRVGADETFAGRSHDEKFVTFFFDLDMHKLLFGTTGKDNETVKSFVADLKSHGGDPDSITDAAIDMSKAFIKGVKEQLPHAVVTFDKFHVIKLMNDKLSKIRAQEARLFPEILKKSRNLFLKNPENLTPEEEQRLDAIITSQSLRSTEAYMHKLNLQNVYFASSRTEAETLLTKWHRKAAASSIQLIKNMAESVKEHWDGILAHFESGLTSGFIEGINSLIQSAKTRARGYRNPDNLICMAYLVAGKLNLKSLFPLPT
- a CDS encoding Ig-like domain-containing protein; amino-acid sequence: MNIGNGSRGQLITTKSFCAMIFALVIFFAGQATCLATNVTLQWDPETDPSVTGYKVYYQADSSTQPFSGTGATSGASPINVQNLTSTTINGLDPSHAYYFAVTAYNAAGEESSYSNVVAIPESLPPTVSLTSPLNNAAASGTVSVTAGATDNVGVTKVEFYVNGALQATDTTTPYLYSWNTSALAAGSYTLMGKAYDAAGNVGESGTVTVTVVNDTTAPTVSLTAPGNNTTVSGTVVITASAGDNVGVGRVEFYANGVLLSAGNVAPYSYNWNTAAVANGSYTLVAKAYDAAGNVGQSTVATVTVNNTVADTTAPTVSISAPANGATVSGTASVTASSGDNVGVTKVEFYVNGSLMATDTASPYSFSWNTASAANGSYTLTAKAYDAAGNVGQATAVTVTVSNIVTPPVVLKGDANGDGTVAIADALMVLRAALDPSLQTASIMSTGDVWPLDPSSRPQGDGVIDINDARLILQRAVGLVTW
- a CDS encoding Ig-like domain-containing protein; translated protein: MSIGKATRKGHLVSKLFLVTIFLSAFFLAGQATCFATNVALQWNPNTDANLAGYKVYYQADSSTTPFNGTGSPMDVSNQTTATVSNLDPGRTYYFAVSAYDTSGVESSYSNIVTVPESVLPTVSLSYPANNTTASGTLSVTASAGDNVGVTKVEFYVNGVLNGTDTSTPYIYSWNTSSLAAGNYTLMAKAYDAAGNVDQSSNVSVTVVNDTTPPTVSLTAPGNNATVSGTVAITASAGDNVGVSKVEFYGNGVLLSAGNVAPYSYNWNTASVANGGYTLTAKVYDAAGNVGQSGNVTVTLNNTAADTMPPTVTTFTMPATSSSLTIPVTAFAATDNVGVTAYCVTSTNAATNCDWLSSSNTSFTFGSTGTKTAYAWAKDAAGKVSSSVSATVNILVSDTTPPTVSISSPAGNTNVSGTVTVSTSASDNVGVTRVEFYVNGVLQATDTASPYTVSWNATAVANGTYILTAKAYDAAGNVGQSGNVTVTVNSTAADTTPPTVTIFTMPATSSSLTIPVTAFAATDNVGVTAYCVTSTNAATNCDWLSSPNTSFTFGSTGTNTAYAWAKDATGKVSSSVSATVNILVSDTTPPTVSINSPAAGSRVRSNVTIKASASDNVGVTKMALYIDNVLKVTTSSNTLAWTWNTNSYARGSHVITVNAFDAANNMDTTSITVRK